One window from the genome of Haloprofundus halobius encodes:
- a CDS encoding cation:proton antiporter regulatory subunit: protein MTVYESDLPGVGKKFEVELNDGSQLVIVIHNTGKRELFLRESSDADSEKLFELSDRLARQVGTIMEGAYFQPIRTETIDTVLSDETLIEWVKLTAASPLVGKTLAESEVRQRIGVSVVAVQRGDQTISNPGAEFTVEEGDTLVVIGGQDACREFQEYATAGSSADE from the coding sequence ATGACCGTCTACGAGAGCGACCTTCCGGGCGTCGGCAAGAAGTTCGAGGTGGAGTTGAACGACGGAAGTCAACTCGTCATCGTCATTCACAACACCGGGAAACGAGAGCTATTCCTCCGCGAATCGTCGGACGCAGACTCAGAGAAACTGTTCGAGCTCTCGGACCGCCTCGCCCGACAGGTCGGCACCATCATGGAGGGTGCGTACTTCCAGCCGATCCGGACCGAGACCATCGACACGGTGCTGTCGGACGAGACGCTCATCGAGTGGGTGAAGCTCACCGCCGCCTCGCCGCTGGTCGGCAAGACGCTCGCGGAGTCCGAGGTCCGACAGCGAATCGGCGTCTCCGTCGTCGCCGTCCAGCGCGGTGACCAGACCATCTCGAACCCCGGCGCGGAGTTCACGGTTGAGGAGGGCGACACCCTCGTCGTCATCGGCGGGCAGGACGCGTGTCGGGAGTTCCAGGAGTACGCGACTGCCGGGTCGAGCGCCGACGAATGA
- the glyS gene encoding glycine--tRNA ligase translates to MIDAEAITELAKRRGFFFLSSEAYGGVAGFYTFGPQGAALKANVESAWRDRFTVKEGNREIEAPTIMPEPVFEASGHLDGFNDMLVECAACGESHRADHLVEDVTDIEDAEALPNSEVADLIADHDIHCPNCGEPLSGQPVENFNLMFSTDIGPGGDQPGYLRPETAQGIFVEFPRLKEYARNQLPFGVTQIGRAYRNEISPRKGLVRVREFTQAELEQFIDPEEDEPDLDAVADVEVRLYPATEQQKDDGGYLETTIGEAVDAGVIASDWVAYYLGISQEWYDRVGVDMDRFRFRQHLSGERAHYASDCWDAEAELGGDWVEIAGFAYRGDYDLSKHGEYGDDDFTVFKQYDEPKTVERAVVDPDMSTLGPEFGGAAADIADALRDLGARNPDAFGADEVTVEADGEEYTVSTDVANFRVEEQTESGEHITPHVVEPSFGVGRTVYTVLEHAYREDEVAGEERTYLALEPEVAPTYVGVFPLVGNDERLTQLARELVRDVREAGLSAEYDDSGNIGRRYRRKDEIGTPFCVTVDRDGVESEGETTVTVRERDTTAQIRLPVGALVDELTAMREGRKTFDDLLDAYERVDAGAAEA, encoded by the coding sequence ATGATCGACGCCGAAGCCATCACCGAACTGGCGAAGCGCCGTGGCTTCTTCTTTCTCTCCAGCGAGGCGTACGGCGGCGTCGCCGGCTTCTACACCTTCGGCCCGCAGGGTGCGGCGCTGAAGGCGAACGTCGAGTCCGCGTGGCGCGACCGCTTCACCGTCAAGGAGGGCAACCGCGAGATCGAAGCGCCGACCATCATGCCCGAACCGGTCTTCGAGGCGTCGGGCCACCTCGACGGCTTCAACGACATGCTCGTCGAGTGCGCCGCCTGCGGCGAGAGCCACCGCGCCGACCACCTCGTCGAGGACGTCACCGACATCGAGGACGCCGAGGCGCTGCCCAACTCTGAGGTCGCAGACCTCATCGCCGATCACGACATCCACTGTCCGAACTGCGGCGAACCGCTTTCGGGCCAACCCGTCGAGAACTTCAACCTCATGTTCAGCACCGACATCGGCCCCGGCGGCGACCAACCCGGCTACCTCCGCCCGGAGACGGCGCAGGGCATCTTCGTCGAGTTCCCGCGGCTGAAGGAGTACGCGCGCAACCAACTGCCGTTCGGCGTCACGCAGATCGGCCGCGCCTACCGCAACGAGATCAGCCCCCGAAAGGGCCTCGTCCGCGTTCGCGAGTTCACGCAAGCGGAGTTGGAGCAGTTCATCGACCCCGAGGAGGACGAACCGGACCTCGACGCCGTCGCCGACGTGGAGGTCCGCCTCTACCCGGCGACCGAACAGCAGAAGGACGACGGCGGCTATCTGGAGACGACCATCGGCGAGGCCGTCGACGCGGGCGTCATCGCGAGCGACTGGGTCGCCTACTACCTCGGCATCTCCCAGGAGTGGTACGACCGCGTCGGCGTCGACATGGACCGATTCCGCTTCCGCCAGCACCTCTCCGGCGAGCGCGCCCACTACGCCAGCGACTGCTGGGACGCCGAGGCCGAGTTAGGAGGCGACTGGGTCGAGATTGCGGGCTTCGCCTACCGCGGCGACTACGACCTCTCGAAGCACGGCGAGTACGGCGACGACGACTTCACCGTCTTCAAACAGTACGACGAACCGAAGACGGTCGAGCGTGCCGTCGTCGACCCCGACATGAGCACGCTCGGGCCGGAGTTCGGCGGTGCGGCCGCCGACATCGCCGACGCGCTCCGCGACCTCGGCGCGCGTAATCCCGACGCGTTCGGCGCCGACGAGGTGACCGTCGAGGCCGACGGCGAGGAGTACACCGTCTCGACCGACGTGGCGAACTTCCGCGTCGAGGAACAGACCGAATCCGGCGAGCACATCACCCCGCACGTCGTCGAACCGTCGTTCGGCGTCGGTCGCACGGTGTACACCGTGCTCGAACACGCCTACCGCGAGGACGAGGTGGCGGGCGAGGAGCGCACCTACCTCGCGCTCGAACCCGAAGTCGCGCCGACGTACGTCGGCGTCTTCCCGCTCGTCGGCAACGACGAGCGACTGACCCAGTTGGCTCGGGAACTCGTCCGCGACGTGCGCGAGGCGGGCCTCTCGGCCGAGTACGACGACTCCGGGAACATTGGCCGCCGCTACCGCCGCAAGGACGAGATCGGCACGCCGTTCTGCGTCACCGTCGACCGCGACGGCGTCGAGAGCGAGGGAGAGACGACCGTGACAGTGCGCGAGCGCGACACGACCGCCCAGATTCGCCTGCCGGTCGGCGCGCTCGTCGACGAACTGACCGCGATGCGCGAGGGCCGCAAGACGTTCGACGACCTACTCGACGCGTACGAGCGCGTCGACGCCGGCGCTGCGGAGGCGTGA
- a CDS encoding dolichol kinase yields MSELTRRGVHASGTAIPALYLLDVVTWQQLGYVLLGLSALVSVLELVRLVAGLDWWVYRNLTREYEQENVAGYALYMYSMTAVAWLFPWFVAVPGMLMLTVGDPISGILGSNEAGRAKELGVLGVMFLVCFALAVPFTTGAAETTRAVGLGAAAAGAAGATFADGVKPVVAGYVIDDNLSIPPTACVGIAAVLWLVA; encoded by the coding sequence GTGAGCGAACTCACGCGCCGCGGTGTCCACGCGAGCGGCACCGCCATCCCCGCGCTCTACCTCCTCGACGTCGTCACGTGGCAGCAGTTGGGGTACGTGCTGCTCGGCCTCTCGGCGCTGGTCTCGGTGCTCGAACTCGTCCGATTAGTCGCCGGCCTCGACTGGTGGGTGTACCGCAATCTGACCCGCGAGTACGAGCAGGAGAACGTCGCGGGCTACGCGCTGTACATGTACAGCATGACCGCCGTCGCGTGGCTATTCCCGTGGTTCGTCGCGGTGCCGGGGATGTTGATGCTCACCGTCGGTGATCCGATTAGTGGGATTTTGGGCAGCAACGAGGCCGGGCGCGCGAAGGAACTCGGCGTGCTCGGCGTCATGTTCCTCGTCTGCTTCGCGCTGGCGGTGCCCTTTACCACCGGGGCGGCCGAGACCACCCGAGCCGTCGGCCTCGGTGCGGCCGCGGCGGGCGCGGCGGGTGCGACGTTCGCCGACGGCGTCAAGCCGGTCGTCGCGGGCTACGTCATCGACGACAACCTCTCGATTCCGCCGACGGCGTGCGTCGGTATCGCGGCGGTGCTGTGGCTCGTGGCGTAG
- a CDS encoding CBS domain-containing protein, which produces MQVADAMTPREEVVTVELPGTRDDVLEYLQERGFSSVPVVKQADDGEEYRGLVSRDDLIEQPDEDQLAILMREVPTTTPDADLTDVARLMLREGARRVPVVEEGGATTLVGIVTVTDVVHAIARGDADGETEVGDLAATDINTTYVQTPLTVAEREIYYANVPYAVTLDEEGSMAGILTEVDIIEEARVVEGEDDTGDSMANQDDEWMWEGIKAIGKRYIPTRNVEIPAEPTAEFMTEDLITLSRRRTAKEAAQQMITNDIEQIPLVSGDELVGIVRDVNLLEAL; this is translated from the coding sequence ATGCAAGTCGCCGACGCCATGACGCCCCGCGAGGAGGTCGTGACGGTCGAACTCCCAGGTACGCGGGACGACGTACTCGAATATCTCCAGGAGCGCGGTTTCTCCTCCGTTCCGGTCGTCAAACAGGCCGACGACGGCGAGGAGTATCGCGGTCTCGTCTCCCGTGACGACCTCATCGAACAGCCCGACGAGGACCAGCTCGCCATCCTAATGCGTGAGGTTCCCACGACGACGCCCGACGCCGACCTGACCGACGTCGCGCGACTGATGCTCCGCGAGGGTGCACGCCGCGTGCCCGTCGTCGAAGAGGGCGGCGCGACGACGCTCGTCGGCATCGTCACCGTCACCGACGTAGTCCACGCGATCGCCCGCGGCGACGCCGACGGCGAGACCGAAGTCGGCGACCTCGCGGCGACCGACATCAACACGACGTACGTGCAGACGCCGCTGACCGTCGCCGAACGAGAGATCTACTACGCGAACGTCCCGTACGCGGTGACGCTCGACGAGGAGGGCAGCATGGCGGGGATCCTCACCGAAGTCGACATCATCGAGGAGGCCCGCGTCGTCGAGGGCGAGGACGACACCGGCGACTCGATGGCCAACCAGGACGACGAGTGGATGTGGGAAGGCATCAAAGCCATCGGCAAGCGCTACATCCCGACGCGCAACGTCGAGATCCCGGCCGAACCCACCGCCGAGTTCATGACCGAGGACCTGATCACGCTCTCGCGCCGCCGGACGGCCAAGGAGGCGGCCCAACAGATGATCACGAACGACATCGAGCAGATTCCGCTGGTCAGCGGCGACGAACTCGTCGGCATCGTCCGCGACGTCAACCTCCTGGAGGCGCTCTGA
- a CDS encoding DUF7556 family protein produces the protein MTPETTAAVDAPDAEVMASVDSSSPRSSELIIADITRDDAWLSMRTAEAPVLAEWC, from the coding sequence ATGACGCCGGAAACGACGGCAGCCGTCGATGCCCCGGACGCCGAGGTCATGGCCTCGGTGGATTCTTCCTCCCCCCGCAGCTCGGAGCTCATCATCGCGGATATCACGCGAGACGACGCGTGGCTTTCGATGCGGACGGCGGAGGCGCCGGTACTCGCCGAGTGGTGCTGA